The following are encoded together in the Monodelphis domestica isolate mMonDom1 chromosome 5, mMonDom1.pri, whole genome shotgun sequence genome:
- the LOC100031185 gene encoding olfactory receptor 6C2-like, with translation MRNHTRITIFILQGLTDDPQLQVLLFVFLFLTYMLSVTGNLTIITLTLVDPHLRTPMYFFLRNFSFLELSFTTVCIPRFLYNMSTGDYTVTYNACVTQLFFGILLGDTEFFLLAAMSYDRYVAICKPLHYATIMNNKVCHQFLAGCWLSGLMIIIPPLGVGLELEFCDDNVIDHFVCDASPMLEITCSDTELIDKLILASAVLTLIITLLLVVLSYAYIVRTILRFPSAQQRKKAFSTCSSHMIVVSMTYGTCIFIYIKPSAKEGVAANKVVSILATSVAPVMNPFIYTLRNKQVIQAFRNSFKRIILISKL, from the coding sequence ATGAGAAACCACACAAGGATAACCATATTCATTCTTCAAGGATTGACAGATGATCCACAGCTGCAGGTTCTGCTATTTGTCTTTTTGTTCCTTACCTACATGCTAAGTGTTACTGGGAACTTGACCATCATCACCCTTACTTTGGTGGATCCCCACCTAAGAACtcccatgtattttttccttagaaacttttccttcttagaattgtcATTCACAACAGTCTGTATTCCCAGATTCCTATATAATATGTCAACAGGGGACTATACTGTGACCTATAATGCATGTGTCACCCAATTATTTTTTGGTATCCTCCTTGGAGACACAGAATTTTTTCTCTTAGCTGCCATGTCTTATGACCGCTATGTCGCCATCTGCAAACCCCTGCACTATGCAACCATAATGAACAACAAAGTCTGTCACCAGTTCCTGGCAGGGTGTTGGCTCTCTGGCTTGATGATCATCATTCCACCCCTTGGTGTGGGCCTTGAGCTCGAATTCTGTGATGACAATGTCATTGACCATTTTGTCTGTGATGCATCACCAATGCTGGAGATCACATGTTCTGATACAGAGTTAATAGACAAACTGATTTTAGCTTCTGCTGTGTTGACTCTCATCATCACCTTATTATTGGTGGTTCTATCTTATGCCTATATtgtcagaacaattctgagattcCCCTCTGCACAGCAAAGGAAAAAAGCCTTTTCCACTTGTTCATCTCACATGATTGTTGTTTCCATGACTTATGGCACCTGCATCTTCATCTATATCAAACCTTCTGCAAAGGAAGGAGTGGCTGCAAATAAGGTGGTGTCAATCCTTGCAACATCAGTGGCCCCAGTAAtgaacccctttatttatactctgaGGAATAAACAAGTGATACAAGCCTTTAGGAACTCATTCAAAAGAATTATATTGATCTCAAAGCTCTAA